A single Streptomyces sp. 2114.4 DNA region contains:
- a CDS encoding pyridoxamine 5'-phosphate oxidase family protein has protein sequence METAGTADLTGMVEVSSEGELRELIGEPSSHAANKTRHRLHDLDRRWLARSPFCVIATADAQGRCDVSPKGDPAGFTHVLDDTTLVIPDRPGNKRLDGMRNILGNPHVGLDYFLPGRGDTLRINGRARLLRDAPFFDELIRKGNRPRLALLVEVEEVFYHCSKAFLRSELWNPETWQPDALPSRARIVKGVELQDVPLEELERHYGPEYAKKLYG, from the coding sequence ATGGAGACGGCGGGGACAGCGGATCTGACCGGCATGGTGGAGGTCTCGTCGGAGGGGGAACTGCGCGAGCTGATCGGCGAGCCCAGCTCCCATGCGGCGAACAAGACCCGCCACCGGCTGCACGACCTGGACCGGCGGTGGCTGGCCCGCTCACCGTTCTGCGTGATCGCCACCGCGGATGCGCAGGGCCGGTGCGATGTCTCGCCCAAGGGCGACCCGGCGGGCTTCACCCATGTCCTGGACGACACCACCCTGGTGATCCCGGACCGCCCCGGCAACAAGCGCCTGGACGGCATGAGGAACATCCTCGGCAACCCGCATGTCGGGCTGGACTACTTCCTCCCCGGGCGCGGTGACACCCTGCGGATCAACGGCCGCGCCCGGCTGCTGCGCGACGCCCCGTTCTTCGACGAGCTGATCAGGAAGGGCAACCGCCCGCGACTGGCGCTGCTGGTGGAGGTCGAGGAGGTCTTCTACCACTGCTCCAAGGCGTTCCTGCGCTCGGAGCTGTGGAATCCGGAGACCTGGCAGCCCGACGCCCTGCCCTCGCGGGCCCGGATCGTCAAGGGCGTCGAGCTCCAGGACGTGCCGCTGGAGGAACTGGAGCGGCACTACGGCCCGGAGTACGCGAAGAAGCTCTACGGCTGA
- a CDS encoding helix-hairpin-helix domain-containing protein yields the protein MTPAPRPPTAPPDPPTAPTEPSGAPRQPGMLHIRFRAADDAPVSAGEFEQLLRLLARFTPVIEALPPDAALADVRGALRYFGRDAAGIAELVRLRALAWHGVRCTIGIGANPLLARLAAQAAAPGEIRAVPEDTGAVAAFLDRRPASALHGVGPATARALCAYGLDSVGRIAAAPPATLQRILGAKTGRLVYERARGIDPTPVTPNAAARSMGAEHRFAHDELDPARRRRALLSLADDLGARMRASGQVARALTLTVRYADRSTTTRTRRLDGPTAHGPALTGAAYALHAALGLQRARVRSVALRAEDLCRAELAARQLTFDPSDDKAHRIEAAVDRARARFGTGSVRPAATLGPHGRTPPPPGTKPLGPGAVRP from the coding sequence ATGACGCCCGCACCGAGGCCGCCCACCGCACCGCCGGACCCGCCCACCGCACCGACGGAGCCGTCCGGCGCCCCGCGGCAGCCGGGCATGCTCCACATACGCTTCCGGGCCGCCGACGACGCCCCCGTGAGCGCCGGAGAGTTCGAGCAACTGCTGCGGCTCCTGGCGCGGTTCACCCCGGTGATCGAGGCGCTGCCGCCGGACGCCGCGCTGGCGGATGTGCGCGGTGCGCTGCGCTACTTCGGCCGGGATGCGGCAGGCATCGCCGAACTGGTGCGGCTGCGCGCGCTGGCCTGGCACGGCGTACGGTGCACGATCGGGATCGGCGCCAACCCGCTGCTCGCCCGGCTGGCGGCGCAGGCGGCGGCACCCGGGGAGATCCGGGCCGTCCCCGAGGACACCGGGGCCGTCGCCGCCTTCCTCGACCGCCGTCCGGCCTCGGCGCTGCACGGCGTCGGCCCGGCCACCGCCCGCGCCCTGTGCGCGTACGGGCTCGACAGCGTCGGCCGGATCGCCGCCGCACCGCCCGCGACCCTGCAGCGGATCCTCGGCGCGAAGACCGGCCGCCTCGTGTACGAGCGGGCCCGCGGCATCGACCCGACGCCGGTGACGCCCAACGCCGCGGCCCGCTCGATGGGCGCGGAACACCGCTTCGCCCACGACGAACTGGACCCGGCCAGGCGCCGCCGGGCACTGCTCTCGCTCGCCGACGACCTCGGTGCCCGGATGCGCGCGAGCGGGCAGGTGGCCCGTGCGCTCACCCTCACCGTCCGCTACGCCGACCGCTCCACCACGACCCGCACCCGGCGGCTGGACGGGCCGACCGCGCACGGTCCCGCGCTGACCGGGGCGGCCTATGCGCTGCACGCCGCGCTCGGGCTGCAGCGGGCGCGGGTACGGTCCGTGGCGCTGCGCGCGGAGGACCTGTGCCGTGCCGAACTCGCCGCGCGACAGCTGACCTTCGACCCCTCCGACGACAAGGCGCACCGCATCGAGGCGGCCGTCGACCGGGCCAGGGCGCGCTTCGGCACCGGGAGCGTACGCCCCGCGGCAACCCTCGGCCCGCACGGCCGTACGCCCCCGCCCCCGGGCACCAAGCCCCTCGGGCCCGGGGCCGTCCGGCCGTAG
- a CDS encoding DNA polymerase III subunit alpha, whose product MSGFTHLHTASGFSLRYGASHPERLAERAAERGMDALALTDRDGLSGAVRFAKAAAEAGIRPLFGAELAVAEYEAGPVGTATARRRAPVRGGAFLDESAARAVFLARDGAAGWAALCRLVSAAHAGRAERPVLPWSALESATHGLTVLLGPDSEVGRALSAGRPDRAARLLAPWRELYGEALRLEVVDHGRPGSGPGSPRLAARTLGFAVDQGVRAVLTNAVRYADPGQGPVADVLDSARRLVPVDRHRPESWDSGERWLKDAATMRHTAERIAEAAGFRRGLAHRLLTMTEETAGACLVDPQDDIGLGRVHFPEPRLVGAGHRTAARVLRSRCAAGMVLRGYDRDRGRWARLDDELRTIERLGYPSYFLTVAQVVDDIREMGIRVAARGSGAGSLVNHLLGIAHADPVEHGLLMERFLSERRAALPDIDIDVESARRLEVYRAIFDRFGAERVATVSMPETYRVRHAVRDVGAALGMDPAQVDRLAKAFPHIRARDARAALAELPELRGVREAGDERLWQLVEALDALPRGIAMHPCGVLLSDATLLDRTPVVPTSTEVPHAGGGEAGPPAMSPLAMSQFDKEDVEDLGLLKLDVLGVRMQSAMAHAVAEIGRATGHRIDLDDPAQVPPGDRATYDLIRSTETLGCFQIESPGQRDLVGRLQPATFHDLVVDISLFRPGPVAADMVRPFIEARHGRRPVRYPHPDLEEPLRETYGVVVFHEQVIELLRIMTGCARDEADEKRRALSHPELQGRLRAWFARCAERRGYPPDVIARTWEIVEAFGSYGFCKAHAVAFAVPTYQSAWLKAHHPAAFYAGLLTHDPGMYPKRLLLADARRRGVPVLPLDVNRSAVAHRIELVSGSEGSRDALWGLRLAFCDVHGMSEAEARRIAAGQPYHSLQDLWQRARPSRPVAERLARVGALDAFGANRRDLLLYLAELHRHGRQTSGGQLTLPSGALDGAGAQRAAPADQVEPAGLPDLSDVERLSAELGVLGMDTSRHLMADHRDFLAELGALPARLLRGARHGETVLVAGAKAATQTPPIRSGRRVIFTTLDDSTGLVDCAFFDDPPGPGGPGGTPTPLAACAHTVFHSWLLLVRGTVQRRGPRSLSVVGAAAWNLAELAELRREGGLEAVAARLATGPEKPEGQEGQDEPAAGTDDGRGGADDGAGKGPGEGHGPGRESVPADAAPGRTIRLETGYELHPWADLQPAGERAATGRKLWHSSPGSAG is encoded by the coding sequence ATGTCCGGGTTCACGCATCTGCACACCGCTTCGGGGTTCTCCCTGCGCTATGGCGCCTCCCATCCGGAGCGGCTGGCCGAGCGTGCCGCCGAACGCGGGATGGATGCCCTCGCGCTGACCGACCGGGACGGGCTCTCCGGGGCCGTACGGTTCGCCAAGGCCGCCGCCGAGGCCGGAATCCGTCCGCTGTTCGGGGCCGAACTCGCCGTGGCGGAGTACGAGGCGGGCCCCGTCGGCACCGCTACCGCGCGGCGGCGCGCCCCGGTGCGCGGCGGCGCCTTCCTCGACGAGTCCGCCGCCCGCGCCGTCTTCCTGGCCCGTGACGGAGCGGCCGGCTGGGCCGCCCTGTGCCGGCTGGTCTCCGCCGCCCACGCCGGCCGGGCCGAGCGGCCCGTCCTCCCGTGGAGCGCCCTGGAATCCGCCACGCACGGGCTGACCGTGCTGCTCGGGCCGGACTCCGAGGTCGGCCGGGCGCTGTCCGCCGGCCGCCCGGACCGCGCCGCCCGGCTCCTCGCTCCCTGGCGCGAGCTGTACGGCGAAGCGCTGCGCCTGGAGGTCGTCGACCACGGGCGGCCCGGCAGCGGCCCCGGCTCCCCGCGGCTGGCCGCCCGCACCCTCGGCTTCGCCGTCGACCAGGGCGTCCGCGCCGTGCTGACCAACGCGGTCCGCTATGCCGATCCCGGTCAGGGGCCGGTCGCCGACGTCCTGGACTCCGCCCGCCGCCTGGTGCCGGTGGACCGGCACCGGCCCGAGTCCTGGGACAGCGGCGAGCGCTGGCTCAAGGACGCCGCCACCATGCGCCACACCGCCGAGCGGATCGCCGAGGCGGCCGGATTCCGGCGCGGCCTGGCCCACCGGCTGCTCACCATGACCGAGGAGACCGCCGGTGCGTGCCTGGTCGACCCGCAGGACGACATCGGGCTCGGCCGGGTCCACTTCCCCGAGCCCCGGCTGGTCGGGGCCGGCCACCGCACCGCCGCCCGGGTGCTGCGCTCGCGCTGCGCCGCCGGGATGGTGCTGCGCGGCTACGACCGCGACCGCGGGCGCTGGGCGCGGCTGGACGACGAGCTGCGCACGATCGAACGGCTCGGCTACCCCTCGTACTTCCTGACGGTCGCTCAAGTGGTGGACGACATAAGGGAGATGGGCATCCGGGTCGCGGCCCGCGGGTCCGGCGCCGGGTCCCTGGTCAACCACCTCCTCGGCATCGCCCACGCCGATCCGGTCGAACACGGGCTGCTGATGGAGCGCTTCTTGTCCGAGCGCCGGGCGGCGCTGCCGGATATCGATATCGACGTCGAGTCCGCCCGCCGGCTGGAGGTCTACCGCGCGATCTTCGACCGCTTCGGCGCGGAGCGGGTGGCGACCGTCTCGATGCCCGAGACCTACCGCGTACGGCACGCCGTACGGGATGTGGGCGCCGCCCTGGGCATGGACCCGGCGCAGGTGGACCGCCTCGCCAAGGCCTTCCCGCACATCCGCGCCCGCGACGCACGGGCGGCGCTGGCCGAGCTGCCGGAGCTGCGCGGGGTGCGGGAGGCCGGCGATGAGCGGCTGTGGCAGCTGGTCGAGGCGCTGGACGCGCTGCCGCGCGGGATCGCCATGCACCCGTGCGGGGTGCTGCTCTCCGACGCCACGCTGCTGGACCGCACGCCCGTCGTGCCCACCAGCACCGAGGTCCCCCACGCCGGGGGCGGGGAAGCGGGGCCGCCCGCCATGTCCCCGCTCGCCATGTCCCAGTTCGACAAGGAGGACGTGGAGGACCTGGGGCTGCTCAAGCTCGATGTGCTGGGCGTACGGATGCAGTCCGCGATGGCGCATGCGGTCGCCGAGATCGGCCGGGCCACCGGGCACCGGATCGACCTCGACGACCCCGCGCAGGTGCCGCCCGGTGACCGGGCGACCTACGACCTGATCCGCTCGACCGAGACGCTCGGCTGCTTCCAGATCGAGTCGCCGGGCCAGCGCGACCTGGTCGGCAGGCTGCAGCCCGCCACCTTCCACGATCTGGTCGTCGACATCTCCCTCTTCCGGCCGGGGCCGGTCGCCGCCGATATGGTGCGGCCCTTCATCGAGGCCCGGCACGGCCGCAGGCCGGTCCGCTACCCGCACCCGGATTTGGAGGAACCGCTGCGCGAGACCTACGGGGTGGTGGTGTTCCACGAGCAGGTCATCGAGCTGCTGCGGATCATGACGGGCTGCGCCCGGGACGAGGCGGACGAGAAGCGGCGCGCCCTGTCGCACCCCGAGCTGCAGGGCCGGCTCCGCGCCTGGTTCGCCCGCTGCGCCGAGCGGCGCGGCTATCCGCCCGACGTGATCGCGCGTACCTGGGAGATCGTCGAGGCCTTCGGCTCGTACGGCTTCTGCAAGGCGCATGCGGTGGCCTTCGCGGTGCCCACCTACCAGTCCGCCTGGCTCAAGGCGCACCACCCCGCGGCCTTTTACGCCGGGCTGCTCACCCATGACCCCGGGATGTACCCGAAGCGGCTGCTGCTCGCGGACGCGCGGCGGCGCGGGGTGCCGGTACTGCCGCTGGACGTGAACCGGTCGGCGGTCGCTCACCGGATCGAACTGGTGTCCGGGTCGGAGGGATCCCGGGACGCGCTCTGGGGACTGCGGCTCGCGTTCTGCGATGTGCACGGTATGAGCGAGGCCGAGGCGCGGCGGATCGCGGCCGGCCAGCCCTACCACTCCCTCCAGGACCTGTGGCAGCGGGCCAGGCCGAGCCGCCCGGTGGCCGAACGCCTCGCCCGGGTCGGCGCGTTGGACGCCTTCGGCGCCAACCGGCGGGATCTGCTGCTGTACCTCGCCGAGCTGCACCGCCACGGACGGCAGACGTCCGGCGGTCAGTTGACGCTGCCGTCCGGGGCCCTGGACGGCGCGGGCGCACAGCGGGCGGCACCGGCCGACCAGGTCGAGCCGGCGGGGCTGCCCGACCTCAGCGATGTCGAACGGCTCAGCGCCGAGCTGGGCGTCCTCGGCATGGACACCTCCCGCCATCTGATGGCCGACCACCGGGATTTCCTCGCCGAGCTGGGCGCGCTGCCGGCCCGGCTGCTGCGCGGCGCCCGGCACGGCGAGACGGTGCTGGTCGCCGGGGCCAAGGCGGCCACCCAGACGCCGCCGATCCGCTCCGGCCGCCGGGTCATCTTCACCACCCTCGACGACAGCACGGGCCTGGTCGACTGCGCCTTCTTCGACGATCCCCCGGGCCCTGGGGGCCCGGGAGGTACCCCCACCCCCCTTGCGGCGTGTGCGCACACCGTCTTCCACTCCTGGCTGCTGCTGGTGCGCGGTACGGTCCAGCGGCGCGGGCCGCGCAGCCTCAGCGTGGTCGGCGCCGCCGCCTGGAACCTCGCCGAACTGGCCGAACTCCGTCGCGAGGGCGGGCTGGAGGCGGTCGCCGCCCGCCTCGCGACGGGACCGGAGAAGCCGGAGGGGCAGGAGGGGCAGGACGAGCCGGCGGCCGGGACGGACGACGGGCGGGGCGGAGCGGATGACGGGGCGGGCAAGGGGCCGGGGGAGGGGCACGGGCCGGGCCGGGAGTCCGTGCCGGCGGACGCCGCCCCGGGCCGCACCATCCGGCTGGAGACCGGCTATGAGCTGCACCCGTGGGCCGATCTCCAGCCCGCGGGCGAACGCGCCGCCACCGGACGCAAGTTGTGGCACTCCAGCCCGGGGAGCGCGGGATGA
- a CDS encoding tautomerase family protein encodes MPFIDIKVIAGVFTPEEKQKMVEDVSEALIAIEGEALRPVTHVVVTETPSGAWAIGGKALTAEDVQAKRAG; translated from the coding sequence ATGCCCTTCATCGACATCAAGGTGATCGCAGGGGTCTTCACCCCCGAAGAGAAGCAGAAGATGGTCGAAGATGTCTCCGAGGCGTTGATCGCCATCGAAGGCGAGGCACTGCGACCGGTGACACATGTCGTGGTCACCGAAACGCCCAGCGGCGCATGGGCCATCGGCGGTAAGGCCCTGACGGCCGAAGACGTCCAGGCCAAGAGGGCCGGCTAG
- a CDS encoding SDR family NAD(P)-dependent oxidoreductase: protein MNRFDGRRTLITGAGSGIGRATVHRILAEGGRVVAADIDAAGLRATADRAAADGVAGRLETTVLDIADEAAVRAAVPAAAAGLGGLDVLVNAAGILRASHTHETTLADFQQVISINLTGTFLMIRESLPALLEGRAPVVVNFSSTSAAFAHPYMSAYAASKGGIQSMTHAIAAEYGKQGLRAVCVAPGSIASGMTSGGVPGLPEDADTSLFDKLTPALGEGFASPDTVAGVIAMLASQDGAFITGTEIRIDGGTHM from the coding sequence ATGAACCGCTTTGACGGCCGCCGCACCCTGATCACCGGAGCCGGCTCGGGCATCGGCCGGGCCACCGTCCACCGGATCCTCGCCGAGGGCGGCCGGGTGGTGGCGGCGGACATCGACGCGGCGGGTCTGCGGGCCACCGCCGACCGTGCGGCCGCGGACGGCGTCGCCGGCCGGCTGGAGACCACGGTGCTGGACATCGCCGACGAGGCGGCGGTCCGCGCCGCCGTCCCCGCCGCGGCGGCCGGCCTCGGTGGCCTGGACGTCCTGGTCAACGCGGCCGGCATCCTGCGTGCCTCGCACACCCACGAGACCACCCTGGCCGACTTCCAGCAGGTCATCTCGATCAACCTGACCGGCACGTTCCTGATGATCCGCGAATCGCTGCCCGCGCTCCTGGAAGGCCGCGCGCCGGTCGTGGTCAACTTCAGCTCCACCTCCGCCGCGTTCGCGCACCCGTACATGTCGGCGTACGCGGCGAGCAAGGGCGGCATCCAGTCCATGACGCACGCCATCGCCGCCGAGTACGGCAAGCAGGGGCTGCGCGCGGTCTGCGTGGCGCCCGGTTCCATCGCCAGCGGCATGACCAGCGGCGGCGTCCCGGGCCTGCCCGAGGACGCCGATACGAGCCTGTTCGACAAGCTCACCCCGGCCCTCGGCGAGGGATTCGCCAGCCCGGACACGGTCGCGGGCGTCATCGCGATGCTCGCCTCACAGGACGGCGCGTTCATCACCGGCACGGAGATCCGGATCGACGGCGGCACGCATATGTGA
- a CDS encoding TetR/AcrR family transcriptional regulator has product MPTPPRPAPLPRTSLTERRKAETQLEIARTAAALFAERGTAVTADDIARASGVALRTFYRYFRTKEEAVRPLLADGVRQWTDELAAAPAGPGAPPVREVLERSARRSLTPADEPAAEALRWTRGLLRAMPDDPALRAVWHRVHHDAEEALVPLLARLTGAGGLEVRLAAAAANTAMRVAVEEWAAGDGAPDGPRGPGKLVVRCLRALTAGLPQLDGAHDREHRPPAG; this is encoded by the coding sequence ATGCCGACCCCGCCCCGCCCGGCCCCGCTCCCCCGCACCTCGCTCACCGAACGACGCAAGGCCGAGACCCAGCTGGAGATCGCCCGTACCGCGGCGGCGCTCTTCGCCGAGCGCGGCACCGCCGTCACCGCCGACGACATCGCACGCGCCTCGGGAGTCGCGCTGCGCACCTTCTACCGCTACTTCCGCACCAAGGAGGAGGCGGTGAGGCCGCTGCTCGCCGACGGGGTGCGGCAGTGGACCGACGAGTTGGCCGCCGCACCGGCCGGGCCGGGCGCACCTCCCGTACGCGAGGTGCTGGAGCGGTCGGCCCGCCGGTCGCTGACCCCCGCCGACGAACCGGCCGCGGAGGCGCTGCGCTGGACCCGCGGGCTGCTGCGGGCGATGCCGGACGATCCCGCGCTGCGTGCGGTCTGGCACCGGGTCCACCACGACGCCGAGGAGGCACTGGTGCCGCTCCTGGCGCGGCTGACCGGCGCGGGAGGGCTGGAGGTGCGGCTGGCCGCGGCCGCCGCGAATACCGCGATGCGGGTCGCGGTGGAGGAGTGGGCGGCGGGGGACGGGGCGCCGGACGGCCCGCGGGGGCCCGGCAAGCTGGTGGTGCGGTGCCTGCGGGCGCTGACGGCCGGGCTGCCGCAGCTCGACGGGGCGCACGACCGGGAACACCGGCCGCCGGCCGGGTAA
- a CDS encoding subtilase-type protease inhibitor has translation MRYITGAVALGAALVLGTLATTAQAAAPAQPSRTGGLYAPTELVLTVGQGESRATATVQRAVTLSCMPGARGSHPDPKAACTQLRAVAGDFNAITGASSERLCTKEWNPFVVTADGVWQGKRVSYSHTFANPCAMRNDSDVVFAF, from the coding sequence ATGCGGTACATCACTGGGGCGGTCGCGCTCGGCGCGGCACTGGTCCTGGGCACGCTGGCCACCACCGCACAGGCCGCCGCACCGGCGCAGCCGTCGCGGACCGGTGGTCTGTACGCCCCGACGGAACTGGTGCTGACGGTGGGCCAGGGCGAAAGCCGTGCGACCGCCACGGTGCAGCGCGCCGTGACGCTCAGCTGTATGCCCGGGGCCAGGGGCAGCCACCCCGACCCGAAGGCCGCCTGCACCCAGCTGCGGGCGGTGGCCGGTGACTTCAACGCGATAACCGGCGCCTCCTCGGAGCGCCTGTGCACCAAGGAGTGGAACCCCTTCGTGGTCACCGCGGACGGCGTGTGGCAGGGCAAGCGGGTCTCGTACAGCCACACCTTCGCCAACCCCTGCGCGATGCGCAACGACAGCGACGTGGTCTTCGCGTTCTGA
- a CDS encoding S1 family peptidase yields MKHRRIPNRRVIVAGAGALALAATATVTLANANASTAPARTPALAKLTSTAASALASHLKTDTAGSFYDAKAKKLVVNVVNKAQARAVRAKGAEARLVKHTFAQLDSARRTLKSKATIPGTSWGIDPQSNKVVVTADRTVKGTKLDRLTKVAKALGDKVEVRHSKGEFTPFIGGGDAIWGSGARCSLGFNVVKDGKPYFLTAGHCGNEIKSWSDKQGGSAIATTEDSKFPGDDFSLAKYTGDTPHPSEVDLYNGSTQKITKAAEATVGEKVQRSGSTTQVHDGTVKALNASVNYQEGTVEGLIQTDVCAEPGDSGGALFDGDAAIGLTSGGSGDCSKGGETFFQPVPEALKAYGAQIG; encoded by the coding sequence TTGAAGCACCGTCGCATACCCAACCGGCGTGTCATCGTCGCAGGTGCCGGAGCCCTTGCGCTCGCCGCCACCGCCACTGTCACCCTCGCCAACGCCAACGCGTCCACGGCCCCCGCGCGCACCCCCGCGCTCGCCAAGCTGACCTCCACCGCGGCGTCGGCCCTCGCCTCCCACCTCAAGACGGACACGGCCGGTTCCTTCTACGACGCCAAGGCCAAGAAGCTGGTCGTCAATGTGGTGAACAAGGCCCAGGCCCGGGCCGTGCGGGCGAAGGGGGCGGAAGCCAGACTCGTCAAGCACACCTTCGCCCAGCTCGACTCGGCCCGGCGGACGCTGAAGTCGAAGGCGACCATCCCCGGCACGTCCTGGGGCATCGACCCGCAGAGCAACAAGGTCGTGGTCACCGCCGACCGCACGGTCAAGGGCACCAAGCTGGACCGGCTCACCAAGGTCGCCAAGGCCCTCGGTGACAAGGTCGAGGTGCGCCACAGCAAGGGCGAGTTCACCCCCTTCATCGGTGGCGGCGACGCGATCTGGGGGAGCGGGGCCCGCTGCTCGCTCGGCTTCAACGTCGTCAAGGACGGCAAGCCGTACTTCCTGACGGCCGGCCACTGCGGCAACGAGATCAAGAGCTGGTCCGACAAGCAGGGCGGCTCGGCGATCGCGACCACCGAGGACTCCAAGTTCCCGGGCGACGACTTCTCCCTCGCCAAGTACACAGGTGACACCCCGCACCCCAGCGAGGTCGACCTCTACAACGGCAGCACGCAGAAGATCACCAAGGCCGCGGAGGCCACCGTCGGCGAGAAGGTGCAGCGCAGCGGCAGCACCACCCAGGTCCACGACGGCACCGTCAAGGCGCTGAACGCCAGCGTCAACTACCAGGAGGGCACGGTCGAGGGCCTGATCCAGACCGATGTCTGCGCCGAGCCCGGTGACAGCGGTGGCGCGCTCTTCGACGGCGATGCCGCGATCGGCCTCACCTCCGGCGGCAGCGGCGACTGCTCCAAGGGTGGCGAAACCTTCTTCCAGCCGGTCCCGGAGGCCCTCAAGGCCTACGGCGCCCAGATCGGCTGA